The segment ATCAAACGCCTGATTCTGGTGGATGTCCGGCAGGCCAGCCGGATCGGCAAATTTGCCGAGGCCTTGCCCAACAAAGACATCGAACTCCATATCTACGACCATCACCCCTCTTCCCCGGATGACCTGTCTGGGGATCTGGAAGTTATCCGCCCGGCCGGGGCCGCGGTTAGCATCCTGACCAAGATTATCAGAGAACGCCAGTTACCCATCACTCCGGATGAGGCCACCATAATGGCCCTGGGGATATATGAAGATACCGGCTCGTTTACCTTCGCCTCGACCACGGTGGAGGATTTTGAGGCCGCCTCCTATCTCCTGTCGCAGGGGGCCAATCTGAATACGGTGTCCGAGATGCTCACCCGGGAGCTCACCGCAGAGCAGGTCGCCCTGTTAAACGACATGATCCGCAATGCCTCCACCTTGAACATCAACGGGGTGGATATTGTGCTGGCCCGGGCCACGGCATCCCAATATATCGGCGATTTCGCGGTGCTGGCTCATAAATATATGGACATGGAAAATATCAATGTCCTGTTTGCCCTGGCCCAGATGGAGGACCGGGTATATATCGTGGGGCGCAGCCGCCTGCAAGAGGTGAACGTCGGCGAAATTCTGAGTGAAATGGGCGGCGGCGGCCATAGTTATGCGGCCTCGGCGACGATTAAGGATACCCCTCTGGCTCAGGTGGAAGAGACCCTGCGACAGATCCTCCAGACCCAGATCAGTCCCCGGCGCACAGCCCGGGAGCTGATGTCTTTCCCGGTTAAAGCCATAAGCCCAGAGGCTACCATGGCCGATGCCCACCAGAGTCTGACCCGCTTAAATATGAATGCCCTGTTGGTGATGGACCAAGAGAAGCTGGTGGGGCTGATCTCTCGTCAGATTGTGGAAAAGGCTATTTATCATGGGCTTCAGGATTTGCCAGTGAAAGAATACATGACCACCGAATTTGCCACGGTGGGGCCGGAGGCCTCGCTGGCGGAAATTCAGCAGCGACTGGTCATTAGCAAACAGCGGTTGCTGCCGGTGGTGGCCCAGAACCGGGTTCTCGGGGTGATCACCCGGACAGACCTGCTTAACCTGCTAATGGCTTCAGGAGCCGGGGCCGAGTTCAAATTAGACAAGGATCTGGTTCAACCGCTGCGCAAAAAAAAGATCAGCGGACTGCTGCGGGAACGACTGCCCCAGCGGATTCTGAAGATCTTGCACCAGGTCGGCCGGGTGGCCGATGAATTGGGCTACAATGCCTATGTGGTGGGGGGGTTTGTCCGGGATCTGCTGTTGCGCCATGAAAATCTGGATATCGATATTGTCATTGAAGGGGACGGGATTGCCTTCGCCCGCAAGTTTGCCGAACGCCATGAGGTCCGGGTGCGAGTCTTCCATAAACTCAAGACCGCGGTGATCATCTTCCCGGATGGCTTTAAGATCGATGTGGCCACCGCCCGGACCGAGTATTACGAGGCTCCCGGAGCCTTGCCGATCGTGGAAGGCAGTTCTATCAAAATGGATTTATATCGCCGTGATTTTACCATCAATACCCTGGCGGTAAAACTCAACGAGCGCCATTTTGGCATCCTGATCGACTTTTTTGGGGCCCAGCGGGACTTGAAAGAGCAGCGCATCAGCGTCCTCCACAATCTCAGCTTTGTGGAAGATCCCACTCGGGTATTTAGGGCGAT is part of the Deltaproteobacteria bacterium genome and harbors:
- a CDS encoding CBS domain-containing protein, translating into MTKRSLEVITTHLNADFDALASMVAAKKLYPNALLVFPGAQERNLREFFVRSSLYFLDFAKVKDINLEEIKRLILVDVRQASRIGKFAEALPNKDIELHIYDHHPSSPDDLSGDLEVIRPAGAAVSILTKIIRERQLPITPDEATIMALGIYEDTGSFTFASTTVEDFEAASYLLSQGANLNTVSEMLTRELTAEQVALLNDMIRNASTLNINGVDIVLARATASQYIGDFAVLAHKYMDMENINVLFALAQMEDRVYIVGRSRLQEVNVGEILSEMGGGGHSYAASATIKDTPLAQVEETLRQILQTQISPRRTARELMSFPVKAISPEATMADAHQSLTRLNMNALLVMDQEKLVGLISRQIVEKAIYHGLQDLPVKEYMTTEFATVGPEASLAEIQQRLVISKQRLLPVVAQNRVLGVITRTDLLNLLMASGAGAEFKLDKDLVQPLRKKKISGLLRERLPQRILKILHQVGRVADELGYNAYVVGGFVRDLLLRHENLDIDIVIEGDGIAFARKFAERHEVRVRVFHKLKTAVIIFPDGFKIDVATARTEYYEAPGALPIVEGSSIKMDLYRRDFTINTLAVKLNERHFGILIDFFGAQRDLKEQRISVLHNLSFVEDPTRVFRAIRFEQRFNFQISKLTASLIENAVKINFFERLSGSRLFGELKLILQEENPIPAIARMASFNLLQFIHPSLRCDQATKWMLDQVRAVLSWYDLLFLDDPYERWLVYFLGLIEPLKGEQLRELTHRLNMKPKMAETMLWAKEAADEALVRLYRQPDLGRREIYHLLHMLPTEFLIYMMAKTRQEASKRAISLYFTQLKNVQPLLKGRDLRAMGYTPGPQFKIMLQSLLDARLNQEVSTIEEEREYIRTHFGRPAVELAAAP